A single Desulfomonilaceae bacterium DNA region contains:
- a CDS encoding thiolase family protein: MADKNVIVSAKRTPFGRYLGALSEMEPLDLAVHAAQSCLITQGHDLKSEIDHVFVGNCIPGSFETASVTGRQISLKLGINRFTITLDTACCSPLTALRMALWGLKLGEYSSALVIGVESMSRVPHMSRELRTGVRIGEVKLKDQIFPISYPGYNSVAVDASNGAEKYGVPKRMLDAWAVASNRKWFAAEQSGKFADEISPIKVRKGRDSFIVSSDEGPRPNSLIAQVEQLPPVFGAKTTTAGNAPGLNDGASAMVVMTEKRASELGLQPLAEIVEAAGEIDMPYGISWIPALTIKKALDRAGLDLSEMDLMEINEAFAAMPLVSAKILADDDTDRWFELLQKINVNGGAIAMGHPVGASGLRITMTMMYELRRRGGGLGVAAICGGLTQGEAVIISA; encoded by the coding sequence ATGGCGGACAAAAATGTAATTGTGAGCGCAAAGAGAACGCCCTTTGGCAGGTATCTTGGAGCCCTATCGGAAATGGAGCCTTTGGATCTTGCCGTTCACGCGGCCCAATCATGCCTTATTACACAAGGTCATGACCTCAAATCCGAAATTGATCATGTGTTTGTCGGGAATTGTATTCCCGGGTCTTTTGAAACCGCTTCGGTCACGGGTCGTCAGATTTCCCTGAAGCTGGGAATCAACCGGTTCACAATAACATTGGACACAGCCTGCTGTTCTCCCTTGACTGCTCTTCGGATGGCTCTATGGGGTCTTAAGCTTGGAGAATACTCTTCGGCTCTGGTTATTGGCGTGGAGTCAATGAGCAGAGTGCCGCACATGTCTAGAGAACTAAGAACCGGTGTCCGTATTGGAGAAGTTAAACTCAAAGATCAGATATTCCCAATCAGTTATCCCGGGTACAACTCTGTTGCGGTAGACGCCTCGAACGGGGCGGAGAAATATGGCGTCCCCAAGCGCATGCTCGATGCCTGGGCAGTGGCTTCAAATCGCAAGTGGTTTGCTGCCGAGCAGTCTGGGAAATTCGCTGATGAAATATCACCGATAAAAGTGAGGAAGGGGCGTGACTCCTTTATCGTATCCAGCGACGAGGGGCCCAGGCCGAATAGCTTGATAGCCCAAGTTGAGCAGTTGCCGCCGGTATTTGGGGCCAAGACCACGACTGCAGGCAACGCTCCGGGGTTAAATGACGGCGCATCCGCTATGGTTGTCATGACGGAAAAGAGGGCTTCCGAACTGGGATTGCAACCTCTTGCGGAGATTGTAGAAGCGGCGGGGGAGATCGACATGCCGTATGGGATTTCATGGATTCCGGCTCTTACGATAAAAAAGGCTCTCGATAGGGCAGGGCTGGACCTTTCCGAGATGGATCTGATGGAAATAAATGAAGCGTTCGCAGCTATGCCTTTGGTCAGCGCCAAGATTCTCGCTGACGATGACACGGATCGATGGTTCGAGCTTCTTCAGAAAATAAATGTGAACGGTGGGGCTATTGCTATGGGACATCCGGTAGGGGCCTCAGGATTGAGGATCACGATGACCATGATGTATGAGTTGCGCCGTAGAGGAGGGGGGCTCGGAGTCGCAGCGATTTGTGGCGGTCTGACCCAGGGAGAAGCCGTAATAATCAGCGCATAA